Proteins from a single region of Amycolatopsis sp. CA-230715:
- the gyrB gene encoding DNA topoisomerase (ATP-hydrolyzing) subunit B gives MTANSNDYGASSITVLKGLEAVRKRPGMYIGSTGERGLHHLIWEVVDNAVDEAMAGYATKVEVTLLADGGVRVVDDGRGIPVDMHPVENKPTLEVVLTQLHAGGKFDGESYAVSGGLHGVGVSVVNALSTRLDVEIHLRGKIWTQTYQMSEPVAPIAEQGSTTKTGTTVTFWADPTIFETTTYNAETVARRLQEMAFLNKGLSITLRDERVAEEETEEDAGGQQARVKERVYHYPGGLEDFVRHINGSKDPIHASVISFDAKGDGLEVEVAMQWNNSFTPSVYTFANTINTHEGGTHEEGFRAALTRVVNVYAKDKKLLKEKDDNLSGEDVREGLAAIVSIKLAEPQFEGQTKTKLGNSEAKSFVQSKTNEWLADWFERNPSEAKTIINKAVSSAQARMAARRARDLVRRKGALDIGGLPGKLKDCRSTNPEECELYIVEGDSAGGSAKEGRDSMFQAILPIRGKIINVEKARIDRVLKNTEVQSLITALGTGIHDDFDVSKIRYHKIVLMADADVDGQHITTLLLTLLFRFMRPLIEHGHVFLSRPPLYKIKWPRSEPEYAYSDRERDALIQAGVEAGRKLPKDDAIQRYKGLGEMNSDELWETTMDPANRLLGQVTLDDAATADELFSVLMGEDVEARRSFITRNAKDVRFLDV, from the coding sequence GTGACAGCTAACTCGAACGACTACGGCGCATCGTCCATCACCGTGCTCAAGGGCCTTGAAGCGGTACGCAAGCGCCCCGGTATGTACATCGGTTCGACCGGTGAACGCGGCCTCCACCACCTTATCTGGGAGGTCGTCGACAACGCGGTGGACGAGGCCATGGCGGGGTACGCCACCAAGGTCGAGGTCACGCTGCTCGCCGACGGCGGCGTCCGCGTCGTCGACGACGGCCGCGGCATCCCGGTCGACATGCACCCGGTGGAGAACAAGCCGACCCTCGAGGTCGTGCTCACCCAGCTGCACGCGGGCGGCAAGTTCGACGGCGAGTCCTACGCGGTGTCCGGCGGCCTGCACGGCGTCGGCGTCTCGGTGGTCAACGCGCTGTCCACGCGGCTCGACGTGGAGATCCACCTCCGCGGCAAGATCTGGACGCAGACCTACCAGATGTCCGAGCCGGTCGCGCCGATCGCCGAGCAGGGCAGCACCACGAAGACCGGCACCACGGTCACCTTCTGGGCCGACCCGACCATCTTCGAGACCACCACCTACAACGCCGAGACCGTCGCCAGGCGCCTGCAGGAAATGGCGTTCCTCAACAAGGGCCTCTCGATCACCCTTCGCGACGAGCGCGTCGCGGAAGAGGAGACGGAGGAGGACGCGGGCGGTCAGCAGGCGCGCGTGAAGGAGCGCGTCTACCACTATCCCGGCGGGCTCGAAGACTTCGTCCGGCATATCAACGGCAGCAAGGACCCGATCCACGCGAGCGTCATTTCCTTCGACGCCAAGGGCGACGGCCTCGAGGTCGAGGTCGCGATGCAGTGGAACAACTCGTTCACGCCGTCGGTGTACACCTTCGCCAACACGATCAACACGCACGAGGGCGGTACGCACGAAGAAGGCTTCCGCGCCGCGCTCACCCGCGTCGTCAACGTCTACGCCAAGGACAAGAAGCTCCTGAAGGAGAAGGACGACAACCTCTCCGGCGAGGACGTGCGCGAGGGCCTCGCCGCGATCGTCTCGATCAAGCTCGCCGAGCCGCAGTTCGAAGGGCAGACGAAGACCAAGCTGGGCAACAGCGAGGCGAAGTCCTTCGTGCAGAGCAAGACCAACGAATGGCTCGCGGACTGGTTCGAGCGGAACCCCAGCGAGGCCAAGACGATCATCAACAAGGCGGTGTCCTCCGCGCAGGCGCGCATGGCCGCGCGGCGCGCGCGCGATCTGGTGCGGCGCAAGGGCGCGCTCGACATCGGCGGCCTGCCGGGCAAGCTGAAGGACTGCCGCTCGACGAACCCCGAGGAGTGCGAGCTCTACATCGTCGAGGGTGACTCCGCTGGCGGTTCGGCCAAGGAGGGCCGGGACTCCATGTTCCAGGCGATCCTGCCGATCCGCGGCAAGATCATCAACGTGGAGAAGGCGCGCATCGACCGCGTGCTCAAGAACACCGAGGTGCAGTCGCTGATCACCGCGCTCGGCACCGGGATCCACGACGACTTCGACGTCTCCAAGATCCGGTACCACAAGATCGTGCTGATGGCCGACGCCGACGTCGACGGCCAGCACATCACCACGCTGCTGCTGACCCTGCTGTTCCGCTTCATGCGGCCGCTGATCGAGCACGGGCACGTGTTCCTCTCGCGCCCGCCGCTGTACAAGATCAAGTGGCCGCGGTCCGAACCCGAGTACGCCTACTCCGACCGCGAGCGCGACGCGCTGATCCAGGCCGGTGTCGAAGCGGGCCGGAAGCTGCCGAAGGACGACGCGATCCAGCGGTACAAGGGTCTCGGCGAGATGAACTCCGACGAGCTGTGGGAAACCACGATGGACCCGGCGAACCGCCTCCTCGGCCAGGTGACCCTCGACGACGCGGCCACCGCGGACGAGCTGTTCTCCGTGCTGATGGGCGAGGACGTGGAAGCCCGCCGCTCGTTCATCACCCGCAACGCCAAGGACGTTCGTTTCCTGGACGTGTAG
- a CDS encoding DciA family protein: MNALSPGVTERPNGRSTTPHAGEPAGGTPQADTERENPAGPNGTGPATGGGNSPQGQPQSGRDLARAALQAARDKASARGAAPGARKTRPAGAGGATQNPRRRRWSGPGSDLRDPQPLGRIASRIAVDRGWNTRLANGQVFGQWARLVGEEVAEHAQPVALKDGELTVRASSTAWATQLRLLQGQLIAKIAAGVGHGVVKRMRIHGPTAPSWRKGLRHVPGRGPRDTYG, from the coding sequence GTGAACGCGTTATCGCCCGGCGTGACCGAACGGCCGAATGGGCGGTCCACTACCCCTCACGCGGGCGAACCCGCCGGAGGTACCCCCCAGGCGGACACTGAGCGTGAGAATCCCGCTGGTCCGAACGGGACCGGCCCGGCGACCGGTGGGGGCAACTCTCCCCAGGGCCAGCCGCAGTCCGGCCGCGACCTCGCCCGCGCCGCGCTCCAAGCAGCGCGGGACAAGGCGAGCGCGCGCGGTGCCGCACCCGGCGCCCGCAAGACCCGCCCCGCCGGTGCGGGCGGCGCCACCCAGAACCCGCGCCGCCGCCGCTGGTCCGGCCCCGGATCCGATCTCCGCGACCCGCAGCCGCTCGGCCGGATCGCCTCCCGCATCGCGGTCGACCGCGGCTGGAACACCCGGCTCGCGAACGGCCAGGTGTTCGGCCAGTGGGCAAGGCTCGTCGGCGAAGAGGTCGCCGAGCACGCGCAGCCGGTGGCGCTCAAGGACGGCGAACTGACCGTCCGCGCCAGCTCCACCGCCTGGGCGACGCAGCTCAGGTTGCTGCAGGGGCAGCTCATCGCGAAGATCGCGGCAGGGGTCGGCCACGGCGTCGTCAAGCGCATGCGGATCCACGGCCCGACCGCCCCCAGCTGGCGTAAGGGGCTGCGCCATGTGCCGGGGCGGGGTCCGCGCGACACCTACGGGTGA
- the dnaA gene encoding chromosomal replication initiator protein DnaA has product MSEHQINLGVVWEQVVKELSNGTLSPQQRAWMRVTRPIGLLDGTALLAAPSDFAKEAIERALREPITHALSRRLGRAVSLAVKVDASEPSPPPGPPPVYQSSPTRVENGGRPATGEPPKMPPIDDGVLPPARRARPVQPAPEPPRDDRAPHPAPPEGTERDSADEEVDEEGEALAAAQDIWPMFSGQPIAGQPYTAPAQPQTSKTRLNEKYNFDTFVIGASNRFAHAAAFAVAEAPSRAYNPLFIWGESGLGKTHLLHAVGHYAQRLFPGMRVRYVSTEEFTNDFINSLRDDRKVAFQRRYRDIDILLVDDIQFLEGKEGTQEEFFHTFNTLHNTNKQIVVSSDRPPKRLETLEDRLRTRFEWGLITDIQPPELETRIAILRKKAGQDRLAVPGEVLEFIAARIAANIRELEGALIRVTAFASLNQQPVDVGLAEIVLRDLIPDSQAPEISASAIMGATADFFDVTLDDLCGPGKTKALATARQIAMYLCRELTDMSLPKIGQTFGGRDHTTVMHADKKIRKEMAERRRIYDQVQELTSRIKQRAR; this is encoded by the coding sequence GTGTCGGAGCACCAGATCAATCTGGGTGTCGTGTGGGAGCAGGTCGTCAAGGAGCTCTCCAACGGCACGCTGTCGCCGCAGCAGCGGGCGTGGATGCGGGTGACGCGTCCCATCGGCCTGCTCGACGGCACCGCACTGCTCGCCGCCCCCAGCGACTTCGCCAAGGAAGCCATCGAGCGCGCGCTGCGCGAGCCGATCACCCACGCGCTGTCCCGCCGCCTCGGCCGGGCCGTGTCCCTCGCGGTGAAGGTCGACGCGTCCGAGCCGAGCCCGCCGCCCGGTCCTCCGCCGGTGTACCAGTCGTCACCCACGAGGGTGGAAAACGGCGGCCGTCCCGCCACCGGTGAACCGCCGAAGATGCCGCCCATCGACGACGGCGTGCTCCCGCCCGCGCGGCGCGCCCGCCCGGTCCAGCCGGCGCCGGAGCCCCCGCGCGACGACCGCGCCCCGCATCCCGCCCCACCGGAGGGCACCGAGCGGGACAGCGCCGACGAAGAAGTGGACGAGGAAGGCGAAGCGCTCGCCGCCGCGCAGGACATCTGGCCGATGTTCTCCGGGCAGCCGATCGCGGGGCAGCCCTACACCGCGCCCGCGCAGCCGCAGACTTCGAAGACGCGCCTGAACGAGAAGTACAACTTCGACACGTTCGTCATCGGCGCCTCGAACCGCTTCGCGCACGCCGCCGCGTTCGCCGTCGCCGAAGCCCCTTCGCGTGCCTACAACCCGTTGTTCATCTGGGGCGAGTCCGGGCTGGGCAAGACGCACCTGCTGCACGCGGTCGGGCACTACGCCCAGCGGCTCTTCCCCGGGATGCGCGTGCGGTACGTGTCGACCGAAGAGTTCACGAACGACTTCATCAACTCGCTGCGCGACGACCGCAAGGTCGCCTTCCAGCGCCGCTACCGCGACATCGACATCCTCCTCGTCGACGACATCCAGTTCCTGGAAGGCAAGGAAGGGACCCAGGAGGAGTTCTTCCACACCTTCAACACGCTGCACAACACGAACAAGCAGATCGTGGTCTCCTCCGACCGGCCGCCGAAACGGCTGGAGACGCTCGAAGACCGGTTGCGCACGCGGTTCGAGTGGGGACTGATCACCGACATCCAGCCGCCCGAGCTCGAGACGCGCATCGCGATCCTCCGCAAGAAGGCGGGCCAGGACAGGCTCGCCGTGCCGGGCGAGGTGCTGGAGTTCATCGCGGCGCGCATCGCGGCCAACATCCGCGAGCTCGAAGGCGCGCTCATCCGCGTCACCGCGTTCGCGTCGCTGAACCAGCAGCCGGTCGATGTCGGGCTCGCGGAGATAGTGCTGCGCGACCTGATCCCCGATTCGCAGGCGCCGGAGATCAGCGCCTCGGCGATCATGGGCGCCACCGCGGACTTCTTCGACGTGACGCTCGACGACCTCTGCGGCCCCGGTAAGACGAAGGCGCTCGCCACCGCCCGCCAGATCGCGATGTACCTCTGCCGCGAGCTGACCGACATGTCGCTGCCGAAGATCGGGCAGACCTTCGGCGGCCGCGACCACACCACGGTGATGCACGCGGACAAGAAGATCCGCAAGGAGATGGCCGAGCGCCGCCGGATCTACGACCAGGTCCAGGAACTGACCTCGCGCATCAAACAGCGCGCGCGCTGA
- the gyrA gene encoding DNA gyrase subunit A gives MTETLPPDHDRVEPVDIQHEMQRSYIDYAMSVIVSRALPDVRDGLKPVQRRIVYSMYDSGFRPDRGYNKCSRVVGDVMGNYHPHGDSSIYDTLVRLAQPWSMRYPLIDGQGNFGSSGNDPAAAMRYTEARLAPLAMSMLADIDKDTVDFSDNYDGRTQEPDVLPARFPNLLVNGGSGIAVGMATNIPPHNLREVAEGVVWALENPESTDEELLAALLQRIKGPDFPTKGLILGTSGIEDAYRTGRGSVRMRAVVEVEEDAKGRTILVVTELPFQVNPDNLVENIANLVRDAKLTGIADIADESNSRSGMRIVVTLKRDAVAKVVLNNLYKHTQLQYNFGVNMLALVDGVPRTLRLDQIIRHYVKHQIEVIVRRTRYLLRKAEERAHILRGLVKALDALDEVIALIRRSPSAEEARPALMELLEIDAEQATAILDMQLRRLAALERQRIIDELAEIELEIADLKDILEKPERQRNIVRDELMEIVEKHGDDRRTKIIPFNGEVSVEDLIAVEDVVVTITRTGYAKRTKTDLYRSQRRGGKGVQGATLKQDDIVQHFFVCSTHDWILFFTNKGRVYRAKAYDLPEANRNARGQHVANLLAFQPDEQIASVIQIRNYEVAPYLVLATRRGLVKKTKLTDFDSNRSGGLIGVNLREGDELVGAVLASAEQDLLLVSSEGQSIRFHASDEALRPMGRATSGVLGMRFNDGDELLGISVVAEDKFLLVATDGGYAKRTPIEDYPVQGRGGKGVLTIQHDRKRGRLVGALIVDIDDELYAITSSGGVIRTPAEQVRKAGRQTKGVRLMNLGEGTTLLAVARNADEPSDVANGSTGTDDTTGESADDRDNSDDSEAPAQQ, from the coding sequence ATGACGGAAACCTTGCCTCCCGACCACGACCGCGTCGAACCGGTCGACATCCAGCACGAGATGCAGCGCTCCTACATCGACTACGCGATGAGCGTGATCGTTTCGCGCGCGCTGCCCGACGTCCGCGACGGCCTCAAGCCGGTGCAGCGCCGCATCGTCTACTCGATGTACGACTCCGGCTTCCGGCCGGACCGCGGGTACAACAAGTGCTCGCGCGTGGTCGGCGACGTCATGGGCAACTACCACCCGCACGGCGACTCGTCGATCTACGACACCCTCGTGCGGCTCGCCCAGCCGTGGTCGATGCGCTACCCGCTGATCGACGGGCAGGGCAACTTCGGGTCGTCCGGTAACGACCCCGCGGCCGCGATGCGGTACACCGAGGCGCGCCTCGCGCCGCTGGCGATGTCGATGCTGGCGGACATCGACAAGGACACCGTCGACTTCTCCGACAACTACGACGGCCGCACCCAGGAACCGGACGTCCTGCCGGCGCGGTTCCCGAACCTGCTGGTCAACGGCGGCTCCGGGATCGCGGTCGGGATGGCGACCAACATCCCGCCGCACAACCTGCGCGAGGTCGCCGAAGGCGTCGTCTGGGCGCTGGAGAACCCCGAATCCACCGACGAGGAACTCCTCGCGGCGCTGCTGCAGCGGATCAAGGGCCCCGACTTCCCGACCAAGGGCTTGATCCTCGGCACCTCCGGGATCGAAGACGCCTACCGCACCGGCCGCGGCTCCGTGCGCATGCGCGCGGTCGTCGAGGTCGAAGAGGACGCCAAGGGCCGCACCATCCTGGTCGTCACCGAGCTGCCCTTCCAGGTCAACCCGGACAACCTGGTGGAGAACATCGCGAACCTCGTCCGCGACGCCAAGCTCACCGGTATCGCCGACATCGCCGACGAGTCCAACAGCCGCAGCGGGATGCGCATCGTCGTCACGCTCAAGCGGGACGCGGTCGCGAAGGTCGTGCTGAACAACCTCTACAAGCACACCCAGCTTCAGTACAACTTCGGCGTCAACATGCTGGCGCTGGTCGACGGCGTGCCCCGCACGCTGCGGCTCGACCAGATCATCCGGCACTACGTCAAGCACCAGATCGAGGTCATCGTCCGGCGCACCAGGTACCTGCTGCGCAAGGCCGAGGAACGGGCCCACATCCTGCGCGGCCTGGTCAAGGCGCTCGACGCGCTCGACGAGGTCATCGCCCTGATCCGCCGCTCGCCGTCCGCGGAGGAAGCGCGCCCCGCGCTGATGGAGCTGCTCGAGATCGACGCCGAGCAGGCCACCGCGATCCTCGACATGCAGCTGCGCCGCCTCGCCGCGTTGGAACGCCAGCGCATCATCGACGAACTGGCCGAGATCGAGCTGGAGATCGCCGATCTGAAGGACATCCTCGAAAAGCCGGAGCGGCAGCGGAACATCGTCCGCGACGAGCTGATGGAGATCGTCGAGAAGCACGGCGACGACCGGCGCACCAAGATCATCCCGTTCAACGGCGAGGTGTCCGTCGAGGACCTCATCGCGGTCGAGGACGTCGTGGTCACCATCACCCGCACCGGGTACGCCAAGCGGACGAAGACCGATCTCTACCGTTCGCAGCGGCGCGGCGGCAAGGGCGTGCAGGGCGCGACCCTCAAACAGGACGACATCGTCCAGCACTTCTTCGTCTGCTCGACGCACGACTGGATCCTGTTCTTCACGAACAAGGGCCGCGTGTACCGGGCCAAGGCGTACGACCTGCCGGAGGCCAACCGGAACGCGCGCGGGCAGCACGTCGCGAACCTGCTCGCGTTCCAGCCCGACGAGCAGATCGCCAGCGTCATCCAGATCCGCAACTACGAGGTCGCGCCGTACCTCGTGCTCGCCACCCGGCGCGGGCTGGTGAAGAAGACCAAGCTCACCGACTTCGACTCCAACCGCTCCGGCGGGCTCATCGGCGTCAACCTGCGCGAAGGCGACGAACTGGTCGGCGCCGTGCTCGCCTCCGCCGAGCAGGACCTCCTGCTGGTGTCGTCGGAAGGCCAGTCCATCCGCTTCCACGCCTCCGACGAAGCGCTGCGCCCGATGGGCCGCGCCACCTCCGGCGTGCTCGGCATGCGGTTCAACGACGGCGACGAACTGCTCGGCATCAGCGTCGTCGCCGAGGACAAGTTCCTGCTGGTCGCCACCGACGGCGGCTACGCAAAGCGCACGCCCATCGAGGACTACCCGGTGCAGGGCCGCGGCGGCAAGGGCGTGCTGACCATTCAGCACGACCGCAAACGTGGCAGGCTGGTGGGGGCGCTCATCGTCGACATCGACGACGAGCTCTACGCCATCACCTCGAGCGGCGGAGTCATCAGGACACCGGCCGAGCAGGTGCGCAAGGCGGGACGGCAGACCAAGGGAGTCCGGCTGATGAACCTCGGGGAGGGAACCACCCTTCTCGCGGTCGCACGCAACGCGGACGAACCTTCGGACGTCGCTAATGGCAGCACCGGTACCGACGACACCACCGGTGAAAGCGCAGACGACCGGGACAACAGCGACGACAGCGAGGCACCGGCGCAGCAGTAG
- the recF gene encoding DNA replication/repair protein RecF (All proteins in this family for which functions are known are DNA-binding proteins that assist the filamentation of RecA onto DNA for the initiation of recombination or recombinational repair.) — protein sequence MYLRHLQVTDFRSWGHADLPLEPGPTVLVGQNGRGKTNLLEAIGYLATLGSHRVATDAPLVRHGCERALVRAAVVNADRELTVELEITPGRANRARVNRGAVGRPRDVLGILRTVLFSPEDLALVRGDPGERRRFLDELLVLRAPRYAGVRADYEKVLKQRNALLKTAGKRKGTGKEDPYALSTLDVWDNHLATAGAQLLAARLDLVADLGPHTSAAYAGVAPDSRPAEIGYRSSLGAALPDGYGVAGGERADIEKLTEVLLEAMGAARQSELERGISLVGPHRDELDLVLGEAPAKGYASHGESWSFALALRLGSYELLRAEAGEPVLLLDDVFAELDRRRRARLAEVAAGAEQVLVTAAVDEDVPEELTGVRFAVAEGEVTRV from the coding sequence GTGTATCTCCGCCATCTGCAGGTCACCGACTTCCGCTCGTGGGGGCACGCGGACCTGCCGCTGGAACCCGGTCCCACCGTGCTCGTCGGCCAGAACGGCCGGGGCAAGACCAACCTGCTCGAAGCGATCGGCTATCTCGCGACGCTCGGTTCGCACCGGGTCGCCACGGACGCCCCGCTGGTCAGGCACGGGTGCGAGCGCGCGCTGGTGCGGGCCGCGGTGGTCAACGCCGATCGCGAGCTGACCGTCGAACTCGAGATCACCCCCGGCAGGGCGAACCGCGCGCGGGTGAACCGGGGCGCGGTTGGCAGGCCGCGCGACGTGCTCGGGATCCTGCGCACGGTGCTGTTCTCCCCGGAGGACCTGGCGCTCGTGCGCGGCGATCCCGGTGAGCGGCGCCGCTTCCTCGACGAACTGCTCGTGCTGCGCGCGCCTCGGTACGCGGGTGTCCGCGCCGACTACGAAAAGGTGCTCAAGCAGCGGAACGCCCTGCTCAAGACGGCGGGAAAGCGCAAGGGCACCGGCAAGGAGGATCCGTACGCGCTGTCCACGCTCGACGTGTGGGACAACCACCTCGCGACCGCGGGCGCGCAGCTCCTCGCGGCGCGGCTCGACCTGGTCGCCGATCTCGGGCCGCACACGTCGGCCGCCTACGCGGGCGTCGCCCCGGACTCGCGACCGGCGGAGATCGGCTACCGGTCGAGCCTCGGTGCCGCGTTACCGGACGGGTACGGCGTCGCGGGCGGCGAGCGCGCGGACATCGAGAAACTGACCGAAGTCCTGCTCGAGGCGATGGGCGCGGCACGGCAGTCGGAGCTGGAACGCGGGATCAGCCTGGTCGGACCGCACCGCGACGAGCTCGACCTGGTGCTCGGCGAGGCGCCCGCGAAGGGGTACGCGAGCCACGGTGAGTCGTGGTCGTTCGCGCTCGCCCTGCGGTTAGGGTCTTACGAGCTCCTCCGTGCGGAAGCCGGTGAACCGGTGCTCCTGCTCGACGACGTGTTCGCCGAGCTGGACCGCCGGAGGCGGGCACGCCTGGCCGAGGTGGCGGCCGGTGCCGAACAGGTGCTGGTGACGGCCGCGGTGGACGAAGACGTGCCCGAAGAGCTCACCGGTGTCCGGTTCGCCGTCGCCGAAGGTGAGGTCACCCGTGTTTGA
- the dnaN gene encoding DNA polymerase III subunit beta translates to MKIRVERDGLADAVAWVARSLPSRPPVPVLGGVLLDAGSDGATDALTVSGFDYEVSATVGVAATIADGGRMLVSGRLLADITKSLPAQPVEISVDGARASITCGSARFSLPTMPVEDYPQLPSQPAHAGELTGDAFGQAVTQVAVAAGKDDTLPMLTGMRLEISGSSLTLVATDRFRLAMREFEWKPAEGLEDAAVLVPARTLAEAAKSLGASGATVSLALASGEGLLGLSGSGRSTTTRLLDAEFPPYRRLLPDSHTSRAVIEVSALAESIKRVSLVAERGTQVRLEFADGTLRLSAGGDDEGSAEEELQVQYEGDPVTIAFNPGYLVDGLGALHADRAELTFTTPNRPALLKPADEEGNAVPGYLYLLMPVRLPG, encoded by the coding sequence ATGAAGATCCGCGTCGAGCGCGACGGGCTGGCCGACGCCGTCGCGTGGGTGGCTCGCAGCCTCCCGTCCAGGCCACCGGTACCGGTGCTGGGCGGCGTGCTGCTCGATGCCGGGTCGGACGGCGCCACCGACGCACTGACCGTTTCCGGGTTCGACTACGAGGTTTCCGCGACCGTCGGGGTCGCCGCGACGATCGCCGACGGCGGCCGCATGCTGGTCTCCGGCAGGCTCCTCGCGGACATCACCAAGTCGCTGCCCGCGCAGCCGGTCGAGATCTCCGTCGACGGCGCCCGCGCGTCCATCACCTGCGGCAGCGCCCGGTTCAGCCTGCCGACCATGCCGGTCGAGGACTACCCGCAGCTGCCGAGCCAGCCCGCCCACGCCGGTGAGCTGACCGGCGACGCGTTCGGCCAGGCGGTCACCCAGGTCGCCGTCGCCGCGGGCAAGGACGACACGCTCCCGATGCTCACCGGTATGCGGCTCGAGATCTCGGGCTCCTCGCTCACCCTCGTCGCCACCGACCGCTTCCGGCTCGCCATGCGCGAGTTCGAGTGGAAGCCAGCCGAAGGGCTCGAGGACGCCGCGGTGCTCGTCCCGGCCCGCACGCTCGCCGAGGCGGCCAAGTCGCTCGGCGCGAGCGGCGCCACCGTTTCGCTCGCACTGGCCAGCGGCGAGGGGCTGCTCGGCCTTTCCGGTTCCGGCCGCTCGACCACGACCCGGCTCCTCGACGCGGAGTTCCCGCCGTACCGCAGGCTGCTGCCCGACTCGCACACTTCGCGCGCCGTCATCGAGGTGTCCGCGCTCGCCGAGTCGATCAAGCGCGTTTCGCTGGTCGCCGAGCGCGGTACCCAGGTGCGGCTGGAGTTCGCCGACGGCACGCTCCGGCTCTCGGCCGGTGGCGACGACGAAGGCAGCGCCGAGGAAGAACTGCAGGTTCAGTACGAGGGCGACCCGGTGACGATCGCCTTCAACCCCGGCTACCTCGTCGACGGGCTCGGCGCGCTGCACGCCGACCGCGCGGAGCTGACCTTCACCACCCCGAACCGCCCGGCGCTGCTGAAGCCCGCCGACGAGGAGGGCAACGCGGTGCCCGGGTACCTCTACCTGCTGATGCCGGTGCGCCTGCCCGGCTGA
- a CDS encoding DUF3566 domain-containing protein, with protein sequence MTPPENPERGGSTSAAGADTPPWQRLGKDTEAGVGNGAAPGGLGTDGWSGAPANAGEQPVVTGTAAPRLFGEASAVDDEPRAEGKAKRPAPTALRRPGRGPRRASLQIKRFDPWSVLKLSLVLGVAMFFVWLVAVGVLYTVLDGMGVWDKLNGTYSSLVSGEGGNAPSDQLISAGRVFGIAAILGAINIVLVSALATVSAFIYNVSADLAGGLEVTLSERE encoded by the coding sequence GTGACACCACCGGAGAACCCCGAACGGGGCGGATCGACCAGTGCGGCCGGTGCGGACACGCCACCGTGGCAGCGCCTCGGCAAGGACACCGAAGCGGGGGTGGGCAACGGCGCGGCACCCGGCGGACTCGGCACCGACGGGTGGTCGGGCGCGCCGGCGAACGCGGGCGAGCAGCCGGTCGTCACCGGCACCGCGGCACCCCGCCTCTTCGGCGAGGCGTCCGCCGTCGACGACGAACCCCGCGCCGAAGGCAAGGCGAAGCGCCCGGCACCGACCGCGCTGCGCAGGCCCGGCCGCGGACCCCGCCGCGCCAGCCTGCAGATCAAACGGTTCGACCCCTGGTCGGTGCTGAAGCTGTCCCTCGTCCTCGGCGTCGCGATGTTCTTCGTGTGGCTCGTCGCCGTCGGCGTGCTCTACACCGTGCTCGACGGCATGGGCGTGTGGGACAAACTGAACGGCACCTACTCGTCACTCGTCTCCGGCGAAGGCGGCAACGCGCCCTCTGACCAGCTGATCAGCGCCGGACGCGTGTTCGGCATCGCGGCCATCCTCGGCGCCATCAACATCGTCCTCGTGTCGGCACTGGCCACCGTCAGCGCCTTCATCTACAACGTGTCCGCGGACCTCGCGGGCGGCCTCGAAGTGACCCTTTCGGAGCGGGAGTAA
- the gnd gene encoding phosphogluconate dehydrogenase (NAD(+)-dependent, decarboxylating), producing MVQLGLVGLGKMGFNMRERLRAAGHEVVGYDRNAEVSDSTSLEDMVSKLNGPRVVWVMVPAGDPTRQTIIELGELLAEGDVVIDGGNSKYTDDKINSELLAAKNVGYLDVGVSGGVWGKDNGYGLMVGGTAADVERAMPIFDALRPEGPREEGFSHAGSVGSGHYAKMIHNGIEYGMMQAFAEGFELMEASKIVENVPAVIKGWQRGTVVRSWLLDLLVRALDEDPELDDLEGYVEDSGEGRWTLEEAINNAVPAPVISAALFARFASRQEHSAAMRAVAALRNQFGGHAVKKAGG from the coding sequence ATGGTTCAGCTGGGACTCGTCGGCCTCGGCAAAATGGGCTTCAACATGCGCGAGCGGCTGCGCGCCGCCGGGCACGAGGTGGTCGGCTACGACCGCAACGCCGAGGTCAGCGACTCGACGTCGCTCGAGGACATGGTGTCCAAACTGAACGGCCCCCGTGTCGTCTGGGTGATGGTGCCCGCAGGGGACCCGACCAGGCAGACCATCATCGAACTCGGCGAGCTGCTCGCCGAAGGCGACGTGGTGATCGACGGCGGCAACTCGAAGTACACCGACGACAAGATCAACTCGGAGCTGCTCGCCGCGAAGAACGTCGGCTACCTCGACGTCGGCGTGTCCGGTGGGGTGTGGGGCAAGGACAACGGGTACGGCCTGATGGTCGGCGGCACCGCGGCCGACGTCGAGCGCGCGATGCCGATCTTCGACGCGCTGCGCCCGGAGGGGCCGCGCGAAGAAGGGTTCTCGCACGCGGGCTCGGTCGGGTCCGGCCACTACGCGAAGATGATCCACAACGGCATCGAGTACGGCATGATGCAGGCCTTCGCCGAGGGCTTCGAGCTGATGGAAGCGTCGAAGATCGTCGAGAACGTGCCTGCCGTGATCAAGGGCTGGCAGCGCGGCACCGTCGTCCGGTCCTGGCTGCTCGACCTGCTGGTCCGCGCGCTCGACGAAGACCCGGAGCTCGACGACCTCGAAGGCTACGTCGAGGATTCCGGCGAAGGCCGGTGGACGCTGGAAGAGGCCATCAACAACGCGGTGCCCGCGCCGGTCATCTCGGCCGCGCTGTTCGCCAGGTTCGCCTCGCGCCAGGAGCACTCCGCCGCGATGCGCGCGGTCGCGGCGCTGCGCAACCAGTTCGGCGGGCACGCCGTCAAGAAGGCCGGCGGCTAG